Within Dysgonomonas sp. HDW5A, the genomic segment CGGTTGCGGTAAGCTCGGCTTTTACATTATAATCTTTCAATACTACCGAATAGTATCCAGAGGTTGCAAACTCGTCTTTACGGTCGAAACGTGAACGATATCCGCCATCAGGATTTTCGAGTGTTCCGGGTTGTGTCTGCAACTGCCCTACGGTAGGTGCAAATACAACTCCTCCGATCTGAAACTCGTGGAAGTTGGCAAACCCTTCGATTGATGTGTGGCGTTCGTCGTAACCAACAGCTTCCCATCCCCATTTATTACCGTAATGTCCATTGGTAGAGGGTGCAAGTTTTGCCATACCAAAAGGTTTGGATGCAGGTGTATAGAAAAACCAGCGACTGTGTGCCGTACCAATATTTGGCTTCACATACTGTGTTAAATCGGGTTTGTCGGCTGGCTCTTTGGCAGAGTTACAACCCATAAACGAGAGAGTTAAAACAGATAAACTAATAAAAAATAATTTCATAAATTAGGTATTATTAAAGATTTTCAATTTTCAAGCCCATTCAGTTAATCGGAAAGTGTAGGTCCCCATTTCCGTAGGTCTTCACCACTAAGGTTAGTTAGACCGTGATCAAATAAATAAAACATCCGCCCACTTTCGCGAGTATATACATCGCCGGGCATATCATAAGTCTTGCCCTTAGTAATTACTTTAATACCCACTTTTGTATCGGTATTGTAAATTATATATTGAGCATCTTTTGTAGAGAACCTCAATGTATCGCTATCATTTCTTGTAGTCAGCTCGAAATTAGCGGTATCTTTATCATTGGGATAAAAGAACTCTACCTCATCCAATTCGTTCACAAAAGCATAAGTCATGTAATCACCGGAATTAAACAAGACCACTTTTTTCTTTTTTGTCGGGATATCAAAAGAAAACAAATGGTCTTTTATATCTACTGACAAATTACGAACACTTGAGGTTTCGACAAGCTTTTTTCCATTCCACTCAAACGTCGTAGTATTGATAAACTGTGGAATTGAAAAGTCCATCCCTTCCTCTACTCTGTATATTTCTCTGGGTTTGTTTTGCACTACATCAAAACGAGCAAACTGATGCCAGCAACATCCACTCTTGGTCATGGTATATAATTGCTTATCTTCGGAATTCACACCAAACATTCCACAATAGTCTTGTGCCAGACTCGTAAATTCGCTGCTGAAAATGAATTGTCCTTTGTCTGCCAGATATATTTGGTAAGAAGGTCCGTGATAACAACTATTTTGCCCGTCCTGTATGGCAAAGTCTTTTACGCCATCGAAATTAAAATCTTCGTACATAATCACACTTTGCTCTCCGTAAGGCAATTCTTTTACGTTTACGGCGACCGAATTATCTGTGTAGCTCACGGCCAACTCTTCGGATTCAACTCGTATTAATTCTTTATCAGTTCCTTTTTTATAAATAGCAATCCATCCCGGTGAGAATACTTCTGCAGTATCGGCAACATATACTTTACCATAATAATGATCTGAAAAAGAATCAGTAACAAATGTTTGCTGAGAGAACATCATTAAACTTAAATGAAAAAAAATGATACTTACAACGAGTCGGCTCATATGCGTTGGTGTGATTTCTAAATTATATTTTCTTGTAAATATATAAAAAATAGGAGGTTGAACAATAACAAAAAGGAATTGTCATCCCGACAACTCCTTTCCACACTTATCTGTCAAATTGTAATATCAATTCATCTTTGCTAACTTATTCGAATACAGAGAATGATAAAATCAAATATAACGCCTAATAATTTTAGTTCCCGCATTAATAAATAATGTAAAACATTTATTGCTCCATTTATAGCTATAACCGCATTTTGTTGTCACGCTTACCACAGCAATAATAAGGTCTGAGACCTTAGAAAATCGACAAACTGAACAAATTACCTTCAACAATCTTTTTTACCTGAAAACAACTAATAATATTAACCATAACCTAAGAACAATCATAACTACATAAAAAAAACCGAACACTAACTCATTTCGACATATTTACAATACAAAAATAGGCAAATAGATTTTATAAAAGAAAAATAAATTACATTTTATTAGTTAAATTTTTATTTAACTTTCAATTTGATTTGAAATAAAGAGTATTTCTGTTTTTAAGACAGGTTATATAAGGTATTGATCAAATTTTGTATAATTTACAATCTTAGGTATAAGCAAGTAAGAGAAACTAATTAATAAATATTGAGTTTTAAAGCTATAACTATCAGTTACGACTGTACTTAGATAGACAATATATAGGTCAGACACCTTAATAGAATAAATCAATGCTCTATTTTAATTATTAACACTCTTTACTTATGTAACTTACAAGGCCGGTTAATCTAAAATACCTTACTAATAAACAATCATACGGTTTAAATCGTTATTTTTGTGTAAAATACACATATAATGAGATTAGATAAGAATAACATTCGCGAGAAGATTAAAGATACGATGATGGAAACTCTGAAAATGGAGTTTATAGAAACTGACGAACCTACATTGGAAATGACTATGCCTGTCGGAAAATTCAACAGTCAAACAATGGGAGTTTTACACGGAGGAGCTACTATCGCATTGGCGGAAACCGCAGCAGGGGTTGCATCGAATGTCATATGTAACGAAGATGAGGCTTGTTATGGAATCCAGATAAGTGCCAACCATGTATCTTCTGCCAAGCAGGGCGAAACCGTAAAAGCAATAGCACGACCTGTCCATATAGGTAAATCGACACACGTTTGGGTAGTGGATATTACATCGCTTACCAACAACCGTCTGATTTCTACAGTGACAGTTACCAATTTTGTGGCTAAAAGCAGAAAATAATACAGATTTAAAGTGAAAAAAGGGCTGTGATTTTACATGAAAAATAAAAGAATCAGCTGGGTAGAGATAATCCGAAGAAACATGGTGACCGGATATACCGTTGCATAGGCTACGGCAGGCTCGTCACCCTCAGCGGTTGTGTTTGCATAATTGAGAGCCATGGGATTAGCCATGCTTCCGCAAAGCATTCCTATGGTTTTTGCATAATCAAATTTCAACCCTTTTATAGCTACTGTTCCCACGATAAGCACAGGTACAATAGTTAAACCGAAGCCGATAGCTATCCAGACCAATCCTTCTCCATTCATTAAAGTATCGAAGAATTGTCCTCCCGAATCGAGACCAAGACAAGCCAGATAAACCACTATTCCTAACTGACGAAGCATGAGGTTTGCACTTTGTGTAGTATAGGTGGTGATACGAAAACGTGGACCAAATGCCCCCATGAGGATTCCCACTATAATAGGACCTCCGGCAATACCCAATTTAATGGGTACGCTGATTCCCGGTATTGGAATAGGCAAAGCCCCCAATAATAAACCGAGTGCTATACCAATAAAGATGGCGATAAGATTGGGATTTTTAAGCCTTTCAAGCTCATTTCCTAATATTTTAGCCACATTGTCTACCGATGCTTTTTCGCCGACAATAGTCAGTTTATCACCAATCTGTAAAGCCAGATCGGGCGATGCAAGCAGGTCTATTCCTGCACGGTCGATGCGTGTGATGTTAATACCGTAGAGATTTCTCAATCTGAGAGCTCCTAGTTTAACTCCATTTACTTTGCTTCGGGTTACAATAATACGGCGTGATACCAGATGACTATTGTCTATATGATTCCAATCGATATCTTCTTTGTTCCAGTCTACCTCTTCTTGCTCTCCGAACAACACTTCAACCAGTTCTACATCCGATTTAATAGAGATAATAAGTACATGGTCGTTTATTTCCAATGTCGAATCGGAAGTGGGGATGGTTACCTTTCCGTCTCTCCAGATACGTGATATAATGAATTTTCGGGGCGATAACTTCATAATATCTTTGATGGTACGTCCTGCAATGGCAGGATTGGTTACCATAAATTCGCCTACATAGGTGCTTTTATCTTTCTTTTCCTTATTATTAATGTCTTCCCCTTTAGGAATAAGGCATTTTCTCATCAATGCTATTGCCAGAATAACACCCACAACGCCCAATGGATAAGCAACGGCACAAGCCAAAGCCATATCTGCCAGTTCTTTGGTCGAACCGGGCGAAATTTGTCGTAATGTCTGCTGTGCAGCTCCCAAAGCAGGGGTGTTGGTTACTGCCCCCGAAAGAATACCCATCATATTGGGCATCGATATATCGGTCGTAAAATAAATAAGAAAGGTGAGTGCTATTCCCAGTAATACGACAGCCATCGACATTATATTGAGCCGTAGCCCTCCTTTTTTCAGAGAAGGGAAAAATCCCGGGCCTACCTGTATTCCCAATGCATAGACAAACATGATAAGACCGAAGTTCTGGGCAAAATAGAGCATATCGCGATTGACTTCCAATCCGAAATGACCAATAATTATTCCTGTAAAAAAGACGAAGGTAATACCCAATGAAATATTGAATATTTTGAGTTTTCCGAGTTGTAGTCCGATAGCCGAAATTACGGAAATCAAGATAACCGTCTGTATCATCGACGGCTTAAAAATGGCATCTAATAACCAATCCATATTATTTGATAAGCAGAAACTTTTAGTCTCCTTATATTCGGGGTGTAAAGGTATTACTATTATCTGAATTATAGCAATGTGTAAATGAATCTTTTGAGATGTTCCGCTTTTTTAGATAATTATCTGTGTTTTCCGATTTAAGATGGTGTAATAGTGTTAATTTGAAAATACAAACATTTCTGTTATACGATACTGCATTATATCGTTACTGTATAGAATCATTTATTTCTAACGGCTTAACTGTCCCATCGTTTAACCTGAACAATTCGAATATATGGTTTCGGTAGTAAGGAATATATTTTTCATCCAGAATTTCCAGAAAACGAGTATTTTTGCTTTGATCTCTGTATTCGGTTATTATCCACAACGGAGGATGTGTTTCCATCATCTCGTTTATTTCGTCCAGAATCTTTTTTTCGTGTCGGGCATGCCACTCCTGTAACGTGAAATATTTAATCCCGTTGTAAGGCATTAATCCCGCCGATGGCAGAAATTTAGATAATACCATATAAGGGTATACCGAATTGCGTTCGTTCTCGGGTATCTTTGAGGCTATATCTCTGGCTCTTTCTATGTAGTAAGGAGGTGTTTCAGATTTTTCCAGAGTTATGTAACGGCTTATACATATCCAAGAGGCAGGTATGAAAACGATAAGAAAGATAATCCATGACAGTTTTTTCTTCTCCGAGTTTTGGGTTATTGCATATAATCCCAATATACATCCGAATGCCAGTATGGGAATATTCAGTGTCATGTAATGATGATATGCAGCACCTGTATGGGTGGTAATCAATCCGAAAACAAATAGTAAAGCAGACAGAAGTATAACCTTGTAATCTTTATGTTTTCTGTAAAACAAGAAAGTACCTGCTGCCAATACAATGAAAGGTGTCCAGCACTTAAATATATAGATAACAGTTCCTATGAGTGACCCGAAGAGTGACCCTGTATCGCTGGTATCCACATATTTCAGATTGAATATGAAGGATGCGTATATAAGCTCATAAAGAGCATTGTGTATCCGGAAGTATACGATTATAGGTACTGTTATCAATAAAAAGCCTAACGTAAAATAAAGAACGATTTTTCGTACACCCTTCCAGTCTTTATTTTTACAAGTTACAATAAATATAAACAGCGTGCAGGCACATACGATTCCCATATTATTGAGTCGCAGCCAGAATAGTATTCCCCCGCAAATTCCTATAAGAAGCAAATGCAGAGCTTTAACCCGATTTGGTGTTGACAGCCAAAACTGAATAGTAAGCCATAAGGTCAGGCTGATAAATGGTAAACTATGTTCCTCCGAGAGATTACCTCCCTCGATGGTGAATGTGAAAAATACGAGAGCAATCAATAATACTGTCAAACTGTTTATTGTCGATAATAGACAGCGTGCAGCATTATATAAAAAAGCGAGAGTTATAGATAATTGTGCTATTTGTAAAATGAATATGCCTGTGCGGTCGTCAGATGACAGGCTTAAGCCCAGAGCTTCGATGAAAATGAGTATAGGACCTTTATGGTCGAAATATTCAAGATAAGGTATTCTTCCATCTAAAAATAATTTGCCCAGCATAATGAATGTCCCATTGTCGCTTATGTAGTCCCAATAGTGTGGGCTTGTAGCAAACGAAAATACGGATAGATACAGAAATGCGGTGATGACAAGTAATGGATATACCCAGTAGGTATTATTGATCTTGTCAAAAGAAGCTATTTGATTGGTTGAATGCATTTTTGAAGTGCTGTTTGATGAAAATCAGTCATGCAAAAGTATATAAAAAATGATGAAGACAAAAATAGCCTGTAATGTTACAGGCTATTTATATTAAAATATTATTTGGATTGCTTTTATCTTCTTCCTGAAGTTCTTCCACTCGAAGCTGCTGAACTTGATCCTGAGCTTGATCGCGAACTCGAGCTACTGCTTTCGGTGCTTGAGCTTCTGCTCGGTGTTGAACTTGACGATGATTCTACTCGTGTTGGCGATGTAGTTGTGCTTGATGTACGTCCCGAACTGCTGGAACTCGAACTGCTGCTACTTGATGACGAACTAGGTCTTGTATAGCTGGTAGTAGAGGTGCTAGAGCTTTCTCTGCTTGAGGTACGACCACTGCTGCTTGACGCTGATGAAGAAGACGAACTAGGTCTCGAATAGCTGTTTGTTGATGTTCCCGAACTGGTCGATGGTCTCACAGCTGTACTGCTCGATGATGTTTTATCTCTGCTTGTACTTTCTTTGGGAGCTTCAGAAGGGCGTACTGTTACAGTACTAGGTCTTTCCGAAGAAGAAGTACTTGGGTTTCTGCTAGGTAAAGTACCCGAACTTGTTCTGTCTCCGGTATCTCTGCCATTAGAGCCGGATGAACTGCTTCCGCTTGTACTCGGACGTGTTGAGGTCGATGGGCGTTTATTTGATTCTGCTGCGGCAGAAGATCCGGGACGACTGTTACTCTCAGGACGTGTCGATGTCGACGGGCGACTACTTGACGGGCGTTCGTTAGAAGGTCTGCTCGTATTCGGGCGATTATTATTGTTATTATTATTCGGTCTGTTATTGTTATTGTTCGGACGATTGTTGGGTCTGTGGTTATTGTTGTGATTAGGTCTTCCCGAACCGCCATTTACAATGATAATCGGACCACCCATAGGAGGTAATACAGCAGGAGGGTAAGGAGCCGGAACAAAAGGAACATCATCATACAGAAACTCATACCCGGTCAGATAATCGTTCCAAAACTCAAGTGCATATACTTCATTCTGATAACTGCGGTATTGCAATACCTCTTGTATTCCATCTCTTGTATAATTGACGGTTAACACCCTTTCAGGATACCCTAAAAGGTAAGCCACCTCCTCTTTATTCATGCCTACAGTGAGATCATTCATTCTATCATAGTATTGAGAGGTGGTTCCACAGGCTGTCAGTATAACAGCAAGGGTGAGTATAAATAATATCTTCTTCATATATCTTGTTCGTTAGTGAGAAACTTTAGTCCTTTATACTTCGTTAGAATGAAAGTTTAACAAATGGTTTAATTGAAGATTCATAATTATTGCAAAGATATACGTTTTTCTTACGCATTTGATTTAAAAATTAGAATAAGGTTAGATTTATTATAAAAAAACTGTACTGATTTTAAGGATTTCAGTACAGCTTCTATGTTTTAATGTAATTGTATAAGTGCTATGATGTTAGACCTTACCATTCGTTATAAGCAGTTCCGTTTTTAAGTGCAAAATTGTATTTTTCTTTATCGAAAGTAAATAAAGTGGCTGATTTTGACCCCCATTTTTTAGAAACTTCGTCTAATTTAAGAATAAAACCAGATGCGAGCATCTTACGTTGGAAATTGCGTCGATCTAACTTGCGATCGAGTATGGTCTCATAAATAACACGCAAATCGGACATGGTGAATTTCTCGGCTAAAAGCTCATATCCAATAGGAATAGTATTTATTTGAGAACGTATCGAATTTACAGCTTTTTCGATTATTTTGTTGTGATCGCCATACAATTCGGGTACTTCATTGATATGAAACCATTGTACCTCTTCCGAATCTGCCGCTTTAATTTTAAGTTTAGAGTATTCAACCAGAGCATAATAGCCAACGCTTACAAATCTTCTGAGCAGCCAATGCGGATCTTTTTCGGGGTGATTGGCATCGACGGTAAGTATATGTTTGTTGTCATCGGGATGAACCCTGCCTGTGTCTCCGAATAAATAAAATTGCTTAAGGTAAATTTCATTCAATCCGGTTCTTTTCGACAGAATACGATAAGCTGCGTCATTTACATTTTCATCCAGATATACAAACCCTCCGGGTAACATCCATTTTTGGTTACCATCAAATTTACTCAATAGTATTTTTAAAATTCCTTCATGAAATCCAAATATAATGCAATCTACAGATACACTTGGAAGGAAATTTTCAGCGTCTTTTTCCATTAAAGTCTTATAATTTTCAGCGTTTTTATTTGCCATATATGATTAAGTAATTGAACGTATTTAATATTATTTTTCAAAACCATAACAAGCTATAGTTGTTATACTTGCCAAAGCAATAAAAAGGTCTCATACCTTACAATATCTATTTATTCTCAAATTTAGACAGTCCAATTTAAATTACTCTATGTTTATGTTTTTTTAACAACAACCGGATGGGAGGTTTTTTGCTTTGTTGTTGAGTTTAGCCTTGTTTATGTATTTGTTAAATAGTTGGTTATCTCTATTGTGTTAAATGATGAGAATTGAAAGATCGGTATAACAAAAACTAGAATAATTGTTGTTATACCGACACTAAGAATTTGTTTGAATTTTATTATTTAGATCCGGACATAATTCCCGAATCGTTATCGGAATTGTTAAGCCTTTTGTCTCCACCTTTAAATTGTCGTCCGAAATTGACATTAAACGATGCCTTAACGAATATCAGTTGGGTAAGATTGGGAGTGTATATTTTCGATTGCGATGGAGCCAGTGCCGACCAGTTCTGATCGTTTCTCCTGTATGTACCGCCGAATGGATTGAAAGCTCCCAGAATAATCGAGTAGTTCTGCTTGTTGTACCCGAAGCTTATAGAATGTATGCGTTCTCCCGATTCAAGCGATTCGCCATAGAAGTAATCCCAAGGAGTATACATCGAGAAGTTGGCAACCCAGCTTTTATAATTTCCGTCTATCGACATACGCATATACTTATTGGTGTAGGTATGCCTGTAATCGCTGCCCTCGCTGATGTAGTGGTTTATTCCAGGAGTAAAGGCAATGGTCAGGCGGTCTTTAATCGGACGGAACCGAAGGGTAACTTCGGCACCCAATTGTTGGTGTGCTTTTTGATTTTCGTAAGTCCGTATAAATTTACCATCCTCAAAAAGAATCCTTTCGGCTACCGGTTTTCGCTGGTAATTGTATTGTAGAAATACATCAACACCAAACATCCCTTTATCGTATCCGGCAGTAATATTATTACTATATCCTTGCGACATCTTCAGATTGGGATTACCTCTGCGAATCTGTAACGAATCGATTTCCTGTTCCACTGCATTCAGATTGGCAAGCGATGGAGTGTTGCCCCAGATATTAATTTTGTAACGGATAAATGTTTTATCGTTGATATTATAAGTTACACGTGCCGAGGGACGGAAAGAGTAATTTTCTTCTCGGTCTTCACCCTGACTGTAATACGAACGTATGCCACCCACGCTTGCTACATAATTGAACTTGCCTTTCTGTATCTGATACTCGGCATACACATAAGTTTCGGCAAGATTCATGGCTACTTCGGCCGCCGTATTACCTGTATATTGATTTTTGGTAAATACCTGAGCGTGTTTTACACCTGTGGTGAATTTACCTTTTTCGGTTTTCTTTTCATAGATACCTTCCGATATAAGCGAATATTTATCTCCCGTAATATGAGACTGGATATCTGTAACGGGGTTTCCATCTCTCGATTCTTCATAAACACGGCTATTTTTAGAATCGATATACGTTCCCACCACATTTACAATTATCAGTTGATCTTTTTTGAGGTTGCGTTGAAAATAAATATCCAATGAAGGTATATTGGTCTTTTCAGACGAAAGATCCGAGATCGACAAGGGTACATTATTATCTGACGTTGTAATGGTACTCCTGCGGTTACTGTAAAGATTGGGAGAGTTGTTGTATGCATTTCTGAATACGACATTCAAAAAATATTTATCAGTTTCCATTAAACTATAATTCAAAGCCAGATTCAAATTGTTGTATTTGAATAGGGTAGGCTCACCCACTTCGTCGCGATGCAATGTTTTGTCCGGAAAATTAAAAGTTTCGCTGTTGCTTCTGGTCCACTTAAGTTTTCGGTGTCCCCAATAGGCATTCAAGCCGAATTCCGATTTTCGGTGGTTTACCTTCACTGCCAGATTATCTTCTGCAAAACCTACAGGACCTATTATATTCATAAAATCGCCATGTATATTTCCACCCGATTCTCTGCGACGTACAATGTAATCCAGTACAGCAGATGCACTACCGTAACGGGCTCCGGGGTCATCGTGATATTCGATACGGATTATATCTGCGGGAGTAATGGCTCGTATTTCTTCATTGGTGGTCAAAGCACCGTTGATACGAAGTTGAACCTCGCCTCTACCCGAAGTGGTGATGGCATTATCTATCGGGTTGATATTGATTCGGGGCAATTGAAGCTGTTGCAGCAAGTCAAGCCCATTGGTAGACGTTTTTATCTGCGATTCGGATGGGAATATCAGTTTACGATCTGCTTTGTCTATGACCGATTGTGCGGTAACTACTACGGCAGTCAGTGCTACAGATGATGGTTCGAGTGTAATATTGCCCAAATTACTGTCCGTTGTGGGACTCTTAACAGGTACATATGACGTTTCGTATCCCATATACGATACAGATACCAGATAATTGCCTGTCGGATTGATAATATCGAATAATCCGTTTGCATCGGAGTTCACACCTTTTACAAAAGTAGAGTCGGATTGAAGCAATGTAACATTCGCATATTCGATAGGGGAGGCATTGGTCTTATCGACCACTTTGCCCGATATTTTTATTTGTTGAGCCGACAATGTGTTTATTATTGCCAGAGATACTATCATAAGGTTTACAATCCGTTTCATGTTATCTTTATTTTATTTGTATATATGACGGTATAAGTGGCACTTTGGTTACTCAATTGTGGATGTTTTTTTATTTATATTATTTTTTTATTTCCGCTGTTAGAGGTAAACTATTTAGAATTATTCTTTTATGCTTAAATATCATTGTTGTCAATTTTTTTATTACCCGATTTATATTGCCTTCCAAAGTTTATATTGTAAGATATTTTGAGGTAAGGCATTTTACTGATCGAAGGGCTGGTGACGGTTGACGAGCCGGGGATGAATGCCGACCAAACTTCTTGCCCCGATTTCCACTCCTTTGTAAAGGGGTTTATTATACCTCCCGATATCGAAAAGCGATCAGTTTTGTATCCTGCACTGATATTTTGCCAAATCTCACCCAGATATAGTGTTTCTCCTTCGAAATATTGAAAACTGTTTGACAGGAATGCGTTGAATATCCATTTTTTGTAACTGGCATTTACTTCAGCATTGTAATACCAATGAGTAAATGTATGTGTGTAATTATTTCCTTTATTGATATAGCGAGCTATACCCGGTGTTATACTCATGGTCAGGTGGTCTGTTATGGGTTGTACCTGAATCCTTAATTCACTCATGAAATTATGGAATGCGATTTGATTGTTGTTCTGGTTAATAAATTTCCCATCCTCAAAAAAAATGTCGTTCGCTATATTGCCATCTACATAACGGTAT encodes:
- a CDS encoding PaaI family thioesterase, encoding MRLDKNNIREKIKDTMMETLKMEFIETDEPTLEMTMPVGKFNSQTMGVLHGGATIALAETAAGVASNVICNEDEACYGIQISANHVSSAKQGETVKAIARPVHIGKSTHVWVVDITSLTNNRLISTVTVTNFVAKSRK
- a CDS encoding putative transporter — translated: MDWLLDAIFKPSMIQTVILISVISAIGLQLGKLKIFNISLGITFVFFTGIIIGHFGLEVNRDMLYFAQNFGLIMFVYALGIQVGPGFFPSLKKGGLRLNIMSMAVVLLGIALTFLIYFTTDISMPNMMGILSGAVTNTPALGAAQQTLRQISPGSTKELADMALACAVAYPLGVVGVILAIALMRKCLIPKGEDINNKEKKDKSTYVGEFMVTNPAIAGRTIKDIMKLSPRKFIISRIWRDGKVTIPTSDSTLEINDHVLIISIKSDVELVEVLFGEQEEVDWNKEDIDWNHIDNSHLVSRRIIVTRSKVNGVKLGALRLRNLYGINITRIDRAGIDLLASPDLALQIGDKLTIVGEKASVDNVAKILGNELERLKNPNLIAIFIGIALGLLLGALPIPIPGISVPIKLGIAGGPIIVGILMGAFGPRFRITTYTTQSANLMLRQLGIVVYLACLGLDSGGQFFDTLMNGEGLVWIAIGFGLTIVPVLIVGTVAIKGLKFDYAKTIGMLCGSMANPMALNYANTTAEGDEPAVAYATVYPVTMFLRIISTQLILLFFM
- a CDS encoding glycosyltransferase family 39 protein, whose protein sequence is MHSTNQIASFDKINNTYWVYPLLVITAFLYLSVFSFATSPHYWDYISDNGTFIMLGKLFLDGRIPYLEYFDHKGPILIFIEALGLSLSSDDRTGIFILQIAQLSITLAFLYNAARCLLSTINSLTVLLIALVFFTFTIEGGNLSEEHSLPFISLTLWLTIQFWLSTPNRVKALHLLLIGICGGILFWLRLNNMGIVCACTLFIFIVTCKNKDWKGVRKIVLYFTLGFLLITVPIIVYFRIHNALYELIYASFIFNLKYVDTSDTGSLFGSLIGTVIYIFKCWTPFIVLAAGTFLFYRKHKDYKVILLSALLFVFGLITTHTGAAYHHYMTLNIPILAFGCILGLYAITQNSEKKKLSWIIFLIVFIPASWICISRYITLEKSETPPYYIERARDIASKIPENERNSVYPYMVLSKFLPSAGLMPYNGIKYFTLQEWHARHEKKILDEINEMMETHPPLWIITEYRDQSKNTRFLEILDEKYIPYYRNHIFELFRLNDGTVKPLEINDSIQ
- a CDS encoding membrane lipoprotein lipid attachment site-containing protein; its protein translation is MKKILFILTLAVILTACGTTSQYYDRMNDLTVGMNKEEVAYLLGYPERVLTVNYTRDGIQEVLQYRSYQNEVYALEFWNDYLTGYEFLYDDVPFVPAPYPPAVLPPMGGPIIIVNGGSGRPNHNNNHRPNNRPNNNNNRPNNNNNNNRPNTSRPSNERPSSSRPSTSTRPESNSRPGSSAAAESNKRPSTSTRPSTSGSSSSGSNGRDTGDRTSSGTLPSRNPSTSSSERPSTVTVRPSEAPKESTSRDKTSSSSTAVRPSTSSGTSTNSYSRPSSSSSSASSSSGRTSSRESSSTSTTSYTRPSSSSSSSSSSSSSSGRTSSTTTSPTRVESSSSSTPSRSSSTESSSSSSRSSSGSSSAASSGRTSGRR
- a CDS encoding NUDIX domain-containing protein; this encodes MANKNAENYKTLMEKDAENFLPSVSVDCIIFGFHEGILKILLSKFDGNQKWMLPGGFVYLDENVNDAAYRILSKRTGLNEIYLKQFYLFGDTGRVHPDDNKHILTVDANHPEKDPHWLLRRFVSVGYYALVEYSKLKIKAADSEEVQWFHINEVPELYGDHNKIIEKAVNSIRSQINTIPIGYELLAEKFTMSDLRVIYETILDRKLDRRNFQRKMLASGFILKLDEVSKKWGSKSATLFTFDKEKYNFALKNGTAYNEW
- a CDS encoding TonB-dependent receptor, with the translated sequence MKRIVNLMIVSLAIINTLSAQQIKISGKVVDKTNASPIEYANVTLLQSDSTFVKGVNSDANGLFDIINPTGNYLVSVSYMGYETSYVPVKSPTTDSNLGNITLEPSSVALTAVVVTAQSVIDKADRKLIFPSESQIKTSTNGLDLLQQLQLPRININPIDNAITTSGRGEVQLRINGALTTNEEIRAITPADIIRIEYHDDPGARYGSASAVLDYIVRRRESGGNIHGDFMNIIGPVGFAEDNLAVKVNHRKSEFGLNAYWGHRKLKWTRSNSETFNFPDKTLHRDEVGEPTLFKYNNLNLALNYSLMETDKYFLNVVFRNAYNNSPNLYSNRRSTITTSDNNVPLSISDLSSEKTNIPSLDIYFQRNLKKDQLIIVNVVGTYIDSKNSRVYEESRDGNPVTDIQSHITGDKYSLISEGIYEKKTEKGKFTTGVKHAQVFTKNQYTGNTAAEVAMNLAETYVYAEYQIQKGKFNYVASVGGIRSYYSQGEDREENYSFRPSARVTYNINDKTFIRYKINIWGNTPSLANLNAVEQEIDSLQIRRGNPNLKMSQGYSNNITAGYDKGMFGVDVFLQYNYQRKPVAERILFEDGKFIRTYENQKAHQQLGAEVTLRFRPIKDRLTIAFTPGINHYISEGSDYRHTYTNKYMRMSIDGNYKSWVANFSMYTPWDYFYGESLESGERIHSISFGYNKQNYSIILGAFNPFGGTYRRNDQNWSALAPSQSKIYTPNLTQLIFVKASFNVNFGRQFKGGDKRLNNSDNDSGIMSGSK